Part of the Oerskovia paurometabola genome is shown below.
GAGCGAGAAGGCCAGGTAGCCGACCATCGCGATGAGCAGCCAGCGCGTGAACTTGGGCGTGACCCGCACCTTGCCGGACTTGAAGAGGAACAGCGCCGCGGCGAAGGTCACGACGGTCGCGAGCACGGCCTGCAGGACCACGCCGTTGAGCTGGACGCCGTTGATGACCATGGAGTCGTAGTACTTGCTGATGCCGCCGAGGAACGCACCCTGCGCGATCGTGTACGCCACGATGAGCGCGGGGCTCGGGTTCCGCTTGAACGCGTTGACCAGACCCAGGACGAGGCCGATGATCGCGCCGCCGATCCAGATGAACGGCATGGTGTCGACGAGCTGCCAGCTGCCGGCCGCGACGACGACGAGCAGGGCGAGCAGCCCACCGGTCTTGATGATGACGTCGTCGTACGTGAGGCGCTTGGTGTCCGCGGTGGTAGCGGTCGGCGCGTTGTACATGGCGTCGAGCGTCGCGGCGTCGGCGGTCTGCGCGCCGTAGCTGCCGTACTGCGCCTGCTGGGGCGGGGTGCCGTACGCGGGGTTCTGCTGGACGGTGCCCGCAGCCCCCTGGCCGGTGCGCGCGCGCTTCGGCTCGCCGAAGATGGCGCTGTTGTTGAAGACGGGGTTGCTCATGCTTCCTCCTGGTCGCGGCGTCCAGTGCCCTCTGGCGAGGCGGGTGTCGCTGGCCGTGTTTCCATCCTATGCAACGAGCGGGTTCGCGCCGGTGTTCCCGGGGGTTTCATCCGACTTTTCCGGCCCTCGCGGGCCAAGATCGCTCGACCGGCCGACGGGCGTCATCCTTGCGGCGTACGGAGCCACGCCGAGAAGATCGACCGTGAGGGGGCATCGCGGGCAGGGCCTGGCTCTCTAGGCTGGGGAGGTACCCAGCCACCATCCGCAACCCACCCCGAGGGGCGAGCATGATCGAAGCACGAGGCCTGACCAAGCGGTACGGGCCCAAGACCGCTGTCGACGGGATCTCCTTCACCGTCCAGCCCGGCCAGGTGACGGGCTTCCTGGGCCCGAACGGCGCCGGCAAGTCGACCACGATGCGCATGATCATGGGGCTGGACCGTCCCACGGCCGGTTCCGTGACCGTCAACGGCAAGCCGTACGTCGCGCACCGTTCACCCCTGACCGAGGTCGGGGCGCTCCTGGACGCGAAGGCCGTGCACACGGGCCGCAGCGCCTACAACCACCTTCTCGCGATGGCGGCCACGCACAACATCCCCAGGACCCGCGTGCAGGAGGTCATCGAGATGACCGGCCTGCAGTCGGTCGCGAAGAAGCGCGTCGGCGGCTTCTCGCTCGGCATGGGCCAGCGCCTGGGCATCGCGTCCGCGCTGCTGGGCGACCCCAAGACGCTGATCCTCGACGAGCCGGTCAACGGACTCGACCCCGAGGGCGTCCTGTGGGTCCGCAACCTGGCGCGCTACCTCGCCTCGGAGGGCCGCACGGTCTTCCTGTCGAGCCACCTCATGAGCGAGGTCGCGCTGACCGCGGACCACATCGTCGTGATCGGCAAGGGCCGGATCATCGCGGACGCCCCGGTCAAGGACATCGTCGACGGCGGCGCTCAGCACACCGTGCGCGTCCGGACCCCGCAGGCCACGCAGCTCGCCGAGCTGCTGACCCGCGACGGAGCGACCGTCACGTCCGACGAGCCGAGCCTGCTCCAGATCACGGGGGCCGAGGCCGCCGGGATCGGCGAGCTCGCCGCCGCCTCGGGCATCGTCCTGCACGAGCTCACGCCCGTCACCTCCACCCTGGAGGAGGCGTACATGCTCCTCACGGCCGACGCGGTCGAGTACCAGACCGAGTCCGCCGCCCAGCACATCGGCCACGGCGTGGACGTCGCGGCCGGCGCCCAGATCTCCGAAGGAGCCAAGCGATGACCGCCGCCACCGTCTCCGCCGCCCAGCCGACGGCGAAGCGCACCACGTCCGCCCGCCTCAGCGTGGGCGGGGTCCTGAAGTCCGAGTGGATCAAGTTCCGTTCGTTGCGCTCGACCTGGTGGACCGTGGGCTCGACCGTGGTCGTCATGGTGCTCATCAACCTGGCGACGGCCGCGTCGCTGAACTTCGCGGCGAGCCAGCCGGGCATGGCGGAGCAGATGGGCAACATCTCGACCGTGCAGGCGCTGGTGTCGGGCTACGTGTTCGCCCAGCTCGCGGTCGCGGTCCTGGGTGCGCTGATCATCACGGGTGAGTACTCGACGGGCATGATCCGTTCGACCCTGAGCGCCGTCCCGACCCGCCTGCCCGCGCTGTGGGCCAAGGTCGCGATCATCGGCGTCGTGACGTTCGTCGTCGGGCTCGTCGGTGTCGCCCTGTCGTACGTGGTGACGGCTCCCATCCTGTCGGGCAACGACCTCGTGCCGGACCTGGGCGACCCGGTGGCGCAGCGCGTCGTCCTCGCGTGCGCCGCGTACCTCACGCTCGTCGCGATCCTCGCGGTCGGCGTCGGCACGATCATGCGGCACTCGGCGGGGAGCATCTTCACGCTCGTCGCCCTGCTCTTCGTGCTGCCGCTCGTGACGGCCTTCCTCTCGCAGGACTGGGTCCAGGACATCGCGAGGTTCCTGCCGATGAACCTCGGCACCGCCATGATGGCGATCACGGAGGCCGACGCCGGTGGCGTCGACGTCCTCACCCCGGGCGGGGCGACGATCGCCATGGCGGCGTGGGCTGCGGTCTCGCTCGTCGCGGCCGCCGTCGTCCTCAAGCGTCGGGACGCCTGACCATCCCTCGCACCGCGCACAGCCCGGCGCCGGACCACGAGACCCGTGGTCCGGCGTCGGGCGCTGTGCGTCCTGAGGGGGACGACGTCCCGGGTGCCGTCGGCGGCACCCCGGCCGCTGCCCCCTCTCCCCGGGCTCCCCTCCGGCCCCGGCCCGGCAGCGCCGCGGTGTTCACCGAGCTCGACGCCCGCAAGCTCGGGCCGGTACGCCGGTACTTCGTGCGCCACCCGGTCGTCATGGACTGGTTCGTCGCGGCCTGGTTCGCGGTCCCGGGCCTGCTGGTCGCCCTGCTGTACCCGGAGCCGCGCTACGGCGTCGCGGTCGCGACGCTCGCGGGCGGCGCGGCACTGCTGTGGCGCCGCCGCTACCCGCTGTGGACCGCTGCAGCCATCGGTGCCCTCGCGATCCTGACGCTCGCGCTGACGGGAGACTCCGCAGGCTTCGAGCTCGCCACCGCGTTCGCCGTCTACGCGGTCGCGACGACCTACCGGCCGGCCGTGGCGTGGAGCGTGCTGGGCGTCCTGGTCCTGACGGTCTGCACCGCGGAGATGCTCTGGTACGACTTCACGGTGAGCGAGACGGGCGCCGTGGTCCGCGCCGAGGTCGGCAGCGGCGAGCTCACGGGGCAGCGCGTCGCCACGATCGCGATCACGATCACGTTCGCCCTGCTGGGCATCGCGATCGGGTCGAGCGTGCGAGGTCGTCGCCTGCACGTCGCCGACCTCGTGGGCCGCGCGAACGCGATCGCACGCGACCGCGACCAGCAGGCGCAGCTCGCGGCCGCGGCCGAGCGCGCGCGCATCTCGCGCGAGATGCACGACGTCGTCGCGCACTCCCTCACCGTCATGGTCGCGCTCGCGGACGGGGCCAAGGCGCTCGGCACGAAGGACCCCGAGCTCGCGGGGCAGGCCCTCGACGAGCTCACCGAGACCGGGCGCGCGGCCCTCGCCGACATGCGCCGCGTCCTGGGGGTCCTGCGCGACCCCGACGGCACGGTCGCCCCCCTGACCCCGACCGCGGACGTGCCGAGCATGGAGGACATCGCCGAGCGGTTCCGGCACGCGGGCCTGCCGGTGCGCCTGGTGCGCGTGGGCGTCCAGCCCGACCCGGACCCGGGGCTGCGCCAGGCGGCGCACCGGATCGTGCAGGAGTCGTTGACGAACGTCCTGCGGTACGCGCCGCTGACCCCCGTGGTCGTGGTCGAGATCGCCCGGCGTGACGCGGGCGCGCCCGACGGTGGAGACTGGCTCGAGATCACGGTCACGAACAAGGCGGGGCGCGCCCCGGGCGGCACGGCCCGCGACGGGGCGGACGCCCGCCCGCTGCCCCCGGGCATCACGGGCGACCAGCCCATCGGCACAGGAAGAGGGATCATCGGGATGCGCGAACGTGCGGCCGTCTACGGGGGCACGGTCACGGCCGGGCCCACGGCCTCGGGGTGGGAGGTCGTCGCTCGGCTGCGCCTCGACGGCGCCACGCAGCCCCGGCCCGACGGCGGAGCCGGGGTCGCGCTGTGACCCTCCCCTACCCGGGCGACGCGGCGGGCGGCGCGACCGGTCATGACGGCTCGCCCCACGACGCCGCCCACCCGATCCGGGTCCTGCTCGTCGACGACCAGTCGCTGCTGCGCATGGGCTTCCGCATGATCCTGGCGGCCGAGGACGACATCGAGGTCGTGGGCGAGGCGAGCGACGGCGAGACCGCGTTCGCGCAGGCCACGGCGCTGCGTCCCGACGTGATCCTCATGGACGTGCGCATGCCGGGCGTCAACGGGATCGACGCGACCGAGCGGATCGTGTCCGCGCTGCCCGAGAGCCGGGTCATCATCCTCACGACGTTCGACCTCGACGAGTACGCGTTCGCGGCGCTGCGCGTGGGCGCGAGCGGGTTCCTCCTCAAGGACGCGCGGCCGGCCGACCTCGTCGGCGCGATCCGCAACGTGGCGAGCGGCGACGCGGCCGTCTCCCCGCGCATCACGCGCCGCATGCTCGAGATGTTCGCGGGCTACCTGCCGGAGAACTCGCAGAGCCAGGGCGCCGCGGCTCCGGGCCACGGGGTCGACGACCCGCGGCTGCGCGAGCTCACGGCCCGCGAGCTCGAGGTCTTCGCGGCGCTCGGCGAGGGACTGTCCAACGCCGAGATCGCGGCACGCTTCGTGGTCTCCGAGGCCACGGTCAAGACGCACGTCGGGCGCGTGCTCGGCAAGCTCGGCCTCCGGGACCGGGTCCAGGCCGTGGTGCTGGCCTACGAGACGGGCGTGGCGCGCCCGTCCTGAGCGGCGCCGTCGGGCCCCGAGTGGTGCGGGCCGCCGCCTGCGGGCATGGTCGTGGAGGGGAGCGTTCGGCTCCGTCGTCCACGACGCGGGAGGCAGCCACCATGCCCGACCACCACGACCCGTTCTCGACCGGCTTCTCCGGCGACCACGGGCGAGACTTCGAGATCCGCAGCGTCCTGGGCGGCGCGTACAGCGGCGCGGCGGACGTGGGCGAGGTCCTCGCGGCCGTCGCGCACGTGCGCGACAAGGACCATCAAGGGTGGTTCGACGCGTGGCACTCGCTCGGCGACCGGGTGGCGCGGCTCGCTTCCGACGCCGCGGCGGCCGGGCACGGGACGAGCGCCGCGGCCGCCTACCTGCGGGCGTCCGCCTACTACGCGGCCGCGGTCAACGCGGTCGCCGCGCTCGAGGACGAGAGCCGGCTCGTGCCCACGTTCCACGAGCACCGCGCCGCGTGGGACCGGTGGGTCGACGCGAGCGGGCTCGTCGTCGAGCGCCTCGCGGTCCCGTACGAGGGGACGACCCTGCCGGGGTACTTCTTCAGCGCGTCCGACGCGGCGTCGACCGCCGCGATCGCGGCGGACCCCGGACAGGTCCGACCGCGGTCGACGCTCGTCGCCGTGAACGGCTCGGACGGCTCGCTGACGTCGATGTGGACCGCGTGCGTCGCGGGCGCGCTGCGCCGGGGGTATCACGCGTTCGTGTTCGACGGCCCCGGGCAGCAGTCGATGCTGTTCGACCAGGGCACACCGTTCCGGCACGACTTCGAGGCCGTCCTGACCCCTGTGCTCGACACGCTCGTCAGCCGCGGCGACGTGGACGAGGGACGCATCGCGGTGTACGGGTCGAGCCAGGCCGGGTACTGGGTGTCCCGCGCGCTCGCGTTCGAGCACCGGCCGGCTGCGGCCGTCGTCGACCCGGGGGTCGTCGACGTCTCGGCGTCATGGACGGGCTCGATGCCCAAGAGCCTGCTCAAGCTGCTGCAGGAGGGCAAGGACCACGCGTTCGACCGCGACATGGAGCTGGGCCTGCGCCTGTCGAAGGCCACCGCGGCCACGTGGCGCTTCCGTGCCCGCCCGTACGGGACCGACGGCTACGCCGCGACGCTCCGCGAGGTCCAGAGGTACGACGCGCGGGACGTCGTCGGGCAGGTCACCACTCCCCTGCTCGTCACGTCGCCCGAGGGCGAGCAGTTCTGGCCCGGCCAGTCCGAAGAGCTCGTGCGGCTCACGCCCGGCGTGTCGACCCTGGTGCGGTTCACCGCCGCCGAGGGCGCGAACCTGCACTGCCAGCCGCTCGGGCGCGCACTGACCGAGCAGCGGGTGTTCGACTGGCTCGACGAGACGCTCGCACCCCGGCTCGTCGGGGACGACGACTGAGCCTGCCCCGGACGCGGGAGGCCCGCCCGTTCGTCGAACGGGCGGGCCTCTCTCGTCCCGGAGCGGGTCGGGTCAGCTGCGCGCGGCAGGTTCCGCCGAGGTCTCCGCGGCGTGTCGGCCCACGAGCTCGGCGGCCTTCGCCTCGTGCTTCGCCTCGCGGCGGGCCGCCCGCTTCTCGCCCGCACGCTCGGCGAGCGTGTAGAGCACGGGCACCACGACGAGCGTGAGCAGCGTCGAGGACAGGAGCCCGCCGATCACGACGAGCGCGAGCGGCTGCGAGATGAACGAGCCGCCGCCCGTGATCCCGATCGCCATGGGCGTGAGCGCGAAGATCGTCGCCGCGGCCGTCATGACGATGGGTCGCAGCCGCTTGCGCGAGCCCTCCATCACGGCGTCGTCCAGGCCGCGCCCCTGCGCACGGTACTGGTTGATGAGGTCGATCAGGACGATCGCGTTCGAGACCACGATCCCGACGAGCATGAGCATGCCGATCAGGGCGGGCACCCCGAGCGGCGTGCCGGTCGCGAGCAGCAGGAGCAGCGCACCGGTCGCGGCGAACGGGATCGACACGAGCAGGATGAACGGCTGCAGCAGGCTGCGGAACGTCGCGACCATGACGAGGTAGACGATCGCGATCGCGACCAGGAGCGCGAGGCCCAGGTCGGCGAACGCGTCGGCCTGCTGGGTCGCGACGCCGCCGAGCTCGACCGTGGCGCCGCCCGGCAGGTCGAGGTCGTCGATCGCGGCCGTGAGCGCCGTCGTGAGCGTGCCGAGGTCCTGGCCTGCGGGCGTGACCGCGATGGTCGCGCTGCGCTCGCCGTTGACCCGCGAGATCGAGGTGGGCACGTCGACCTCCTCGATGCTCGCGATCTGCGTGAGCGGGACGACGCCCGCGGCCGTGGGCACGACGAGCGCCTGGAGCTCGTCGACCGTGGCGGGAGCCTGCCCGACGGCGACGCGCACCTGCACGGGCCCGTCCCCGAGGTTCACGGTCCCCACGGGCGAGGGCGACATGAGGCTCGCGACGGTCCCCGCGACCTGGGTCTCGGTCAGCCCGACGGCGGCTGCCGCGTCCCGGTCGACCGTCACCTGGATCGTGGACTGGGCGCTCGCGAGGTTGTTGGTGACCTCGGACGCACCCTCGGTGTCCTCGGCGACCTGCTGGACCTGGTCGGCCGCGGCGGCGAGCGTCTCGGTGTCGGGCGCGCGGACGACGAGGTCGACCGTCGAGCTGCCGAACGCGGCGTCGGCCCCGGCGACCGTGATGCCCTCGGAGTCCTCGCCACCGAGGTCAGCGACCGCGTCCCGGACCTCCTGCTGCGCCGCCACGCCGTCGGCGTCCGCGTCGAGCGTGAGCGAGAACGTCGCCTGGGGCGAGCCGCCCCCGCCGAAGAACGCGGCCTCGGGGCCGCCCGCCGAGCCCACGGTCGTCTGGACCGTGTCGACCACGTCGAGGCCCAGGAGCACGTCCTCGACCTCACGCGCCGCGGCGTCCTGCGTCGCGAGCGACGTGCCCGGGGCGAAGGTCTCGGTGACCGTCAGGGTGTCCTGGCCCGAGTCCCCCAGGAAGTTGGTCTCGAGGCGCGGCACGAGCGCGACCGTGCCCGCGAGCACCGCGACCGCGATGGTCAGGGTGATCGCGGGGTGGCGCAGCGCGGCGCGCAGCGTCGGCAGGTAGCCCCGCTGCCACAGCCCGCGACGCTCCTTGGCCTCGGCGACCTCGCGCGCCTGGTCCGCGAGGACCTTGGCCTGCTCGGGGTCGGCGGGGACGACAGGAGCCTTGATGAACCAGTAGGCCAGCACCGGCACGATCGTCAGGGCGACGAACAGCGACGCGGCCATGGCGATCGCGACGGTCATGGCGAACGGGCGGAACAGCTCGCCGACCATGCCGCCGACCAGCGCGATGGGCAGGAAGACCGCGACGGTGCAGACGGTCGAGGCCGTGATCGCGCCGCCGACCTCCTTGACCGCCTTGAGGATCGCGGCGGTCTTCTGCTCGCCGTAGGACAGGTGCCGCTTGATGTTCTCGATGACGACGATCGAGTCGTCGACCACGCGCCCGATCGCGACCGTCATGGCACCGAGCGTGAGGATGTTCAGGGTGTAGCCGGTCGCGTTCATCACGATGAACGTCACGAACAGCGAGAGCGGGATCGAGACGGCCGAGACGAGCGTCGAGCGCAGCGACGTGAGGAACAGCAGGATCACGACGACCGCGAAGACCAGGCCGAGCAGGCCCTCGGTCGCGAGTCCCTCGATGGACTCCTCGATGAAGGGCGCCTGGTCGAACACGACCTCGACGCGCACGTCCTTGGCCTCGAGCGCACCGTTCATGTCCTCGATCGCGCTCTGGACGGCGTGCGAGACCTCGACCGTGTTGCCCGCCGGCGTCTTGGTGATCGCGACGGCGAGCGCGGGCTCGCCGTCCAGGCGCGAGTAGGAGGTCGCGGGCTGCGGGGCCACGGTGACCGTGGCGACGTCGCCGAGGGTCACCGGTGCGCTCGGCGCGCCGGGCGCCGTCGGGCCTGTTGCGGTCGAGGCCGACGGCGACGCGACGAGCGGGAGGTCGATCAGGTCGTCGGTGCTCGTGACGGCCGTGCCGACCTGGACGGACAGCGTGCGGTCGCCGGCGGCGACCGTGCCGGCGGGGACCACGACGCCGTTGTCCTGGAGGATCGTGGTGACCTGGGCCGGGCTGAGCCCGGCCGCAGCGAGGGCCGCGACGTCGAGGTCGATCGTGACCTGCTGGTCGGCGATGCCGCTGACCGCGACGCTGCGCACGTCGGTGACCTCTTCGAGGGCGGGTACGACGACGCTGTTGACGGTGTCCGCCAGCGCGGTCTCGTCGGCGCCGCCCGAGACCGCGAGCTGGACGACGGGGAGGTCGTCGACCGAACCGGTCACCACGGTCGGGTCGACGTCGGCGGGGAGCTGGCTGCTCACGCGCGTGACCGCGGTCTGCAGCTGCTGCGCGGCGAGGTCCATGTCGGTGCCGTACGTGAACTGCACGGTCGTCACGGACATGCCGGTCGAGGAGCTCGACGTGACGTCCTCGACGCCGTCGACCCCCCGGGCGGCGGTCTCGAGCGGTGCGGTGACCTGCTGCTCGACGATCGCGGGGGCGGACCCGGGGTACACGGCGACGACGGCGGCGGTGGGGATCTGCAGGCTCGGGATGAGCTCCTGCTTGAGCGATCCCATGCTGACGACGCCGAACACGGCTATCGCGATCGTGGCGAGCGCGACGACGGCGCGGTTCGCCAACGACGTTCGGGCGAGACGGAACACGGGGCCTCCAGGGCGCGGTGGATGGTCACGACGTCGTCGTCGCAGAGTCGTTAGCCTAACGCTAAGCAAAACGGGAGAGTTCCCTCGTCTCGCGGACCGGCCCGGCCCGCTCCGACTGCTCGACCGCCGCCGGGAACGCCTCCGATAGAGTCTCGCCGTGACCTCGGACCCCCCTGGCGATCGCGCCCGGCTCCAGCGCGAGCTGATCGACGCGCAGCACACCCTCCAGGAGCTCGTGCTCGCACGCCGCCTCGAACCGCTCATGCGCACCCGCCTGACCGCTCAGCAGATGCGCGCCCTGGGGATCCTGCTCATCGACGGAGAGCGCAGCACGGCCCACCTGGGCGACGTCCTGGGCGTCAGCCCCGCCACGATCTCCGGGATCGTCGACCGGCTGGAGGCCGCGGGCATGGCCTCCCGGCGCCCCGACCCCGAGGACGGCCGGGTCCGGCTCGTCGCCGCGACCGAGCGCGGGGCGGAGGCCGTGCGCAGCATCGTCGCGAGCGACGCGCCCGCTGGGCCCGAGACGCTCGAACGCCTCACGCTCGACGAGCTCGAAGGTCTCCGGCTCGGGCTCGCGGGGCTGCTGCGCGTCGTCCGCGAGAGCGGCGACGAGGTCGAGGGCAGCACGAGCACCGGGGGCGGCCCGGCCGCAGCGGCCTCGGGCGAGGCGTAGGCGGGAGGCGAGCGGCGCCGTCGGGCCGGCCTGCACACCCCTGCCCGACGACGCCGCGCCTCCCGCTCAGATCTCGCCCAGCGCCTCCTCGGGGGCGCCCTCGACGGCTCGGGCCCGCCGGTTCCAGCGCGACCACAGGACCGACTCCCCCAGCTCGCCCGCCATCCGGTGCGCGGTCGCGAGGAACGCGACGACCCCGACGAGCAGCACCCCCGCGCCGACCCAGTACGGGACCGACAGGCCGACCGGGTGGAGCAGGCCGGCGATCACGGGCGCCGGGGCCGCGAAGCCCCACCGGACCAGGTTGAACGCACCGGTCGTGACGCGACGGTCCGGGCTGCCGAGCGCGAGCGAGAGGTCCGTGAGGTTCGCGTTGGCGATGCCCATGAACACGCCCGCGACGACCAGGACGACGATCGAGCCGGCCGTGCCGAGGTCGAGCGCGAGCGCGACCGTGGCCAGGAGCACCCCGACGACCGCGATCCCCATGGTCTGCACCGCGCCGACCGTGTGCGCGAGCTTGTGCCCCACGACCAGGATGCCGAACGCGAGACCGATGCCCCATGCCGTGAAGACGAGTCCGAGCGGGATGACGTCGAGCCCCAGGAACACCGGGGTGTAGCCCAGGATGATGAAGAAGACGAAGTTGTAGGCCGCGGTCACGATGCACAGCGCCCGGAAGCCCGGCTTGCGGAAGAGCGCGAAGACCTGGCCCACGTGGAGCGGCACGGGCTTCTCGGCGGGGTCCTTGAGGCGCGTGATCGACAGCGCGAGCGCCATGATCATGAACAGGCCGCACGCGAGGAACGGGATGCGCCACGAGAACTGGCCCAGCAGGCCACCGATGAGCGGGCCGACCGCGAAGCCCAGGCCCACGCACGTCTCGAACAGCCCCACGACCCACTCGCGGTCGTTGGCGAGCGAGACGAGCAGGACCATCGCGGTCGCGAAGAACATCGCGTTGCCCAGCCCCCACAGGCCGCGCAGCGCGGCGAGCTGCCCGATGTTCTGCGAGAGCGCCGCGAGGATCGCCGCGACGGCAACGAGGCTCACACCCGCGCCGAGGATCTTCTTGTAGCCGAACCTGCCCGTCGCCAGGACGGCCGGGATCATGCCGATCGCCATGACCGCGATGTACGCCGTGAACAGGAGCTCGATCTGCCACGTGCTCGCGCCGATCTCCTGGCCGATGATCGGCAGGATCGGGTCGACCACCGCGATGCCGGCGATCGCGAAGAAGGCGGTGAGGGCGGTCGCGTAGATCGCGGTCTTGTTGGGCTCGTTCCTGGTGGTGGTTCTGGACACACGTCCCCCGAGGGTCTGGTGGGTGCTTGGTGGGTGCGGTCGGCGAGGACGCGCTGGTCTGCGGGCCCGCGGCGAAGCCGGTCGAGATTTATCTGCATCATGCAGGCAACTCCCTGTAGAATACACCTATGACAGTTGCTCGGGGTAACAGTTCTGGGGACGGGCCGACCGAGAGGCCAGGCGACGGGCCGGATCTCGCCTCACAGGAGGTCTTGTCGACCATCGAGCTCGAGCTCGCCCAGCTCCTGCGACGAGCCGAGCGCACCACGGCCGCCGGGCGGGCCAAGGCCGTCCGCGCAGGCGGCCCGCCGAGCGGCACGCTCGACCGCTCGGCCTACCTCCTGCTCCACGACCTGCTCGTCGGCGGGGCCCAGAACGTCAACACCCTCGCCGACCACCTGGGCCTCGACGCCTCGACCGTGACCCGTCAGGTCGTGGCCCTGGAGAAGGCCGGGCACGCACGCCGCACGCGCGACCCCGCCGACGGGCGCGCCGTCCTGGTCGAGGCCACGCCACGAGGGATCGAGGAGCTGGCCCGGCACCGCGAGATGCGCAGCGAGCTCTACGCCGAGGTCCTGGCCGACTGGTCCCGGCTCGACCGCGCCCTGCTGGGCGAGCTGCTCGAACGACTCAACGACGACCTGGACACCTACAAGCGCAGGGGGCGCGGATCGGTGGACTGAGGCACGTCCTGGAGCGGGCACCGCTTCCAAAGAACCAGTTGCAAAGAAACTCTTGCAAAGAGAGCTTTGCATCGCTACGGTGGTGCCATGCCCACGAACCACGACCCCGAGCAGGCAGCCGAGCCCCCCACCCAGCGGGCCGTCGGCCCTGACGCCCTCAAGGCGCTGTCGCACCCGTTGCGGATCCAGATCCTCGATCTGCTCGGCCACCACAGCG
Proteins encoded:
- a CDS encoding MarR family winged helix-turn-helix transcriptional regulator; translated protein: MTSDPPGDRARLQRELIDAQHTLQELVLARRLEPLMRTRLTAQQMRALGILLIDGERSTAHLGDVLGVSPATISGIVDRLEAAGMASRRPDPEDGRVRLVAATERGAEAVRSIVASDAPAGPETLERLTLDELEGLRLGLAGLLRVVRESGDEVEGSTSTGGGPAAAASGEA
- a CDS encoding MFS transporter, which codes for MSRTTTRNEPNKTAIYATALTAFFAIAGIAVVDPILPIIGQEIGASTWQIELLFTAYIAVMAIGMIPAVLATGRFGYKKILGAGVSLVAVAAILAALSQNIGQLAALRGLWGLGNAMFFATAMVLLVSLANDREWVVGLFETCVGLGFAVGPLIGGLLGQFSWRIPFLACGLFMIMALALSITRLKDPAEKPVPLHVGQVFALFRKPGFRALCIVTAAYNFVFFIILGYTPVFLGLDVIPLGLVFTAWGIGLAFGILVVGHKLAHTVGAVQTMGIAVVGVLLATVALALDLGTAGSIVVLVVAGVFMGIANANLTDLSLALGSPDRRVTTGAFNLVRWGFAAPAPVIAGLLHPVGLSVPYWVGAGVLLVGVVAFLATAHRMAGELGESVLWSRWNRRARAVEGAPEEALGEI
- a CDS encoding MarR family winged helix-turn-helix transcriptional regulator, which encodes MSTIELELAQLLRRAERTTAAGRAKAVRAGGPPSGTLDRSAYLLLHDLLVGGAQNVNTLADHLGLDASTVTRQVVALEKAGHARRTRDPADGRAVLVEATPRGIEELARHREMRSELYAEVLADWSRLDRALLGELLERLNDDLDTYKRRGRGSVD